A region from the Altererythrobacter sp. H2 genome encodes:
- a CDS encoding outer membrane protein, producing MKKTIAALLAGSTFLVAVPASAQAVDESPFTGLRVQAVTGYDSVTAGSDDDDDINDNNDQTADGILYGAAVGYDIDFGGVVVGPEAEFTFSSADTDFNDGDFENFGFGNVSAERDLYLGARIGAKVGENALAYVKGGYTNATFDIRSNDGTREFREGYDTDGYRIGGGVEVALSQNMFINAEYRYSNYSKAEVDFEGTLPDTERFKVDLDRHQVAVGLGMRF from the coding sequence ATGAAAAAGACCATTGCAGCTCTGCTTGCCGGCAGCACGTTTCTGGTGGCAGTCCCCGCATCGGCCCAGGCGGTCGATGAATCGCCGTTCACCGGCCTGCGGGTTCAGGCCGTCACCGGTTACGACAGCGTGACCGCCGGCAGCGATGACGACGATGATATCAACGACAACAACGATCAGACGGCCGATGGCATCCTCTATGGTGCCGCGGTCGGGTACGACATCGATTTTGGCGGTGTGGTGGTGGGGCCGGAAGCCGAATTCACCTTTTCGAGCGCCGATACCGATTTCAACGACGGCGATTTCGAAAATTTCGGCTTCGGCAATGTCTCGGCAGAGCGTGACCTTTACCTCGGTGCCCGGATCGGCGCGAAGGTGGGCGAGAATGCTCTGGCCTACGTCAAGGGTGGCTACACCAACGCCACATTCGACATCCGCTCGAACGATGGCACGCGGGAGTTCCGCGAAGGGTATGACACCGACGGCTACCGCATCGGCGGCGGCGTCGAGGTGGCTCTGAGCCAGAACATGTTCATCAATGCCGAGTACCGCTATTCGAACTATTCCAAGGCCGAAGTCGATTTCGAGGGCACCTTGCCCGATACCGAACGCTTCAAGGTTGACCTTGACCGTCACCAGGTGGCGGTTGGTCTGGGGATGCGCTTCTGA